In Zingiber officinale cultivar Zhangliang chromosome 6A, Zo_v1.1, whole genome shotgun sequence, a single genomic region encodes these proteins:
- the LOC121994771 gene encoding uncharacterized protein LOC121994771 — protein sequence MPPTPSKSPSATRAAITPRGMEEGAASRSDSVVPTEEPADRRVPVLDDDDDYEIQGLREKLMLHLQEAADRLNLTVPFLPKATAPDPVACENTSISDESAAPLSKMRTRRMILRAHEEQGSVSRFPPSTAETRAVHFRTERQKWPKFSFSLTRDEIEEDLYSMTGCRARRRPRKRPTAVQKQIDTLFPGSRLSEITSDSYKLPDER from the exons ATGCCACCCACACCGTCGAAATCCCCATCGGCTACGAGGGCGGCGATCACGCCGCGAGGAATGGAGGAGGGAGCGGCGAGCAGGAGTGATTCGGTGGTTCCCACCGAGGAGCCGGCGGACCGTCGAGTCCCCGTCCTGGATGACGATGACGACTACGAGATCCAGGGGCTCAGGGAGAAACTGATGCTCCACCTACAAGAGGCGGCGGACCGTCTGAATCTGACGGTTCCGTTTCTTCCCAAGGCGACGGCGCCAGATCCGGTGGCGTGCGAGAACACCTCAATATCCGACGAATCGGCGGCGCCGCTTTCGAAGATGAGGACGAGGCGCATGATCTTGAGGGCTCACGAGGAACAGGGGAGCGTGAGCAGGTTTCCGCCGTCGACGGCGGAGACGCGGGCGGTGCATTTCCGAACGGAACGACAAAAGTGGCCCAAGTTCTCTTTCTCCCTCACGAGGGACGAGATCGAGGAGGACCTCTACTCCATGACGGGGTGCAGAGCTCGCCGCCGGCCAAGAAAAAGGCCGACGGCGGTCCAAAAACAGATCGAT ACCTTGTTCCCCGGCTCGCGGCTGTCTGAGATCACCAGCGACTCCTACAAGCTCCCCGATGAGAGGTAG